Proteins encoded by one window of Chryseobacterium sp. POL2:
- the fabD gene encoding ACP S-malonyltransferase, which yields MKALVFPGQGSQYVGMGKELYDARRDIKDLMDSANEILGFDILNIMFAGTDDDLKKTKVTQPAIFIHSVAAVKAIDTLGAQMVAGHSLGEFSALVANGVLSFEDGLKLVAERAAAMQEACDANPSSMAAILGLEDQVVEDICQSIDGIVVPANYNCPGQLVISGETEAVEKACAVLKEAGAKRALLLPVNGAFHSPLMQPAQERLAAAIENTKFRNATIPVYQNITMTAVSDPVEIQKNLIAQLTGPVKWTQSVQNMIKDGAEMFIEVGPGKTLQGLIKKINPEIFVSSAL from the coding sequence ATGAAAGCACTTGTATTCCCTGGTCAGGGGTCTCAATATGTTGGGATGGGTAAAGAGTTATATGATGCCCGCAGAGACATCAAAGACTTGATGGATTCTGCAAATGAGATTCTAGGCTTCGATATTCTTAACATCATGTTCGCGGGAACGGACGACGATCTTAAGAAAACTAAAGTTACACAACCAGCTATTTTTATCCATTCTGTGGCAGCGGTTAAAGCGATAGACACATTAGGGGCGCAGATGGTAGCGGGACATTCTTTGGGTGAGTTTTCAGCTTTGGTGGCTAATGGCGTTTTGTCTTTTGAAGACGGTCTAAAATTAGTTGCGGAAAGAGCAGCCGCTATGCAAGAAGCATGCGATGCTAATCCGAGTTCTATGGCGGCAATCTTAGGCTTGGAAGATCAAGTTGTTGAAGATATTTGTCAATCTATTGATGGAATTGTGGTTCCTGCAAATTACAATTGTCCTGGACAATTGGTCATTTCAGGAGAAACAGAAGCAGTGGAAAAAGCTTGTGCCGTTTTGAAAGAAGCAGGCGCAAAAAGAGCTTTACTTTTGCCTGTTAATGGCGCATTTCATTCTCCATTGATGCAACCTGCACAAGAAAGATTGGCGGCAGCAATTGAGAATACAAAGTTTAGAAATGCGACGATTCCGGTTTATCAAAATATTACAATGACAGCAGTTTCTGATCCTGTTGAAATTCAAAAAAATCTTATTGCACAATTGACAGGCCCTGTAAAATGGACTCAAAGTGTGCAAAATATGATTAAAGATGGCGCGGAAATGTTTATCGAAGTTGGACCTGGGAAAACCTTACAAGGTTTAATCAAGAAAATAAATCCTGAAATTTTCGTATCTTCAGCCTTATAA
- a CDS encoding GYDIA family GHMP kinase, whose protein sequence is MSQIFSRGKLLLTSEYVVLDGAKALAVPTNWGQEFFFKEQLENKHQLSWTGKHQGDVWLTAQIDFKAWKVLESNNPQAAEFVLNTLRNCQVLGSKKFDTNEGVDVVSNLQFPANYGLGSSSTLMTSLAKWTDVDAFRLNALSLGGSGYDIAIAEANHAIVFQIQDSEPTYERIDFKPDFLKDLVFVHLNQKQDSREGIRLYRSKEKSMTLISEFTQLTEKVLETKSLTEFSNLMQEHENLLSIFLDKKCVKKEFFEDCPVFVKSLGAWGGDFVLTSKFEDYEKYFSKKGFETIIPWNEMVYS, encoded by the coding sequence ATGAGTCAAATTTTTTCTCGCGGGAAATTATTGCTCACTTCAGAATACGTCGTTCTTGACGGCGCAAAAGCTCTTGCTGTACCAACCAATTGGGGGCAAGAGTTTTTTTTTAAGGAGCAACTAGAAAACAAGCATCAGTTATCTTGGACGGGCAAACATCAAGGCGATGTCTGGTTAACTGCCCAGATTGATTTTAAAGCATGGAAGGTTTTGGAATCTAATAATCCACAAGCGGCCGAGTTTGTTTTAAATACTTTGAGGAATTGTCAAGTTTTGGGTTCTAAGAAATTTGATACTAATGAAGGTGTTGATGTGGTTTCTAACCTTCAGTTTCCAGCTAATTATGGTTTGGGAAGTAGTTCTACTTTGATGACGAGTCTTGCAAAATGGACAGACGTTGACGCGTTTAGGCTAAATGCTTTATCATTGGGCGGAAGTGGTTATGACATTGCCATAGCGGAAGCAAATCATGCGATCGTTTTTCAAATCCAGGATTCTGAACCAACTTATGAGCGAATAGATTTTAAACCCGATTTTTTGAAAGATTTGGTTTTTGTTCATCTTAATCAAAAACAAGACAGTCGAGAAGGCATCAGACTTTACCGTTCTAAAGAAAAATCAATGACTTTAATTTCAGAATTTACCCAATTAACGGAAAAGGTTTTAGAAACAAAAAGTTTGACAGAATTCTCAAATTTGATGCAAGAGCATGAAAATTTGTTATCCATTTTTTTAGATAAAAAATGTGTTAAAAAAGAATTTTTTGAAGATTGTCCTGTTTTTGTGAAGTCTTTGGGTGCTTGGGGAGGCGATTTTGTGCTGACTTCAAAATTTGAAGATTATGAAAAATACTTTTCTAAAAAGGGTTTTGAAACAATAATTCCATGGAATGAAATGGTATATTCATAA
- a CDS encoding LysM peptidoglycan-binding domain-containing protein yields the protein MIKKIFVLSALTTVLIASAQATHKVEPKETAYGIAKKYGLSLAELYQLNPQIKEGAIGIGDMLKVSKSGSQNTSAATKPATTTTASNKTGAIILQPKQTIYGITKQYHISEADLRKLNPNLDNHMKIGDEVVLPLDNIKKYADGAATSQTSTVTTTTTSSSAGEADDLYTIKEKDNYYKISRQFNITQKQLFALNPGLEEKGLKAGDHIRIKGDLSNSTIVVAETKPVTKVETTTASNNTVATTTETTTSTTSTDDYITYTVKSGDTVFGITNKFNVDLNELLALNPDLVNGLRAGMLLKIKKLDPMYSKKNGDNLNVVLMLPFGFDANDSKYRSMALDFLTGAKLAVERNVAKGMNLDIKVIDAGNENTFKNSISQINQDNTDLIIGPFFKTSVIEVLEFVKNKKIPVVAPFANSEDLYNYSNLIIVETNHDAYVERMIKEVGQVYSNQKIYIVADDTKANANAIKTGLEKNLKKPEIIIVNSANDIQLDQNMMTGQSAPIISILANDEDNVGAAYANRLIALSKDVDGNKAFSMFYNSAFEKKSDDLSKSSLVYLMDKKINTEGAFETEVLSDYKKKYCKTPGRYAVVGFDVVNDMLSRENKKGEIFKQINKSQTQLATKFEFTRIKPNGAYVNTGYRVVRLVP from the coding sequence ATGATTAAGAAAATCTTTGTTTTATCTGCATTAACAACAGTTTTAATTGCAAGTGCACAAGCAACTCACAAAGTCGAACCGAAAGAAACGGCCTATGGTATTGCAAAAAAATACGGACTTAGCTTGGCAGAGCTTTATCAACTGAATCCTCAGATTAAAGAAGGAGCAATTGGTATTGGTGACATGTTAAAGGTTTCTAAATCAGGAAGTCAAAATACATCTGCGGCTACAAAACCCGCAACTACTACCACAGCTTCAAATAAAACAGGAGCAATTATTCTTCAGCCAAAACAAACAATTTATGGTATTACAAAACAATATCATATTTCTGAAGCTGATCTTCGCAAACTAAATCCGAATTTGGATAATCACATGAAGATTGGTGACGAAGTGGTTTTGCCTTTAGATAATATTAAGAAATATGCAGACGGAGCAGCTACAAGCCAAACGTCAACTGTTACAACGACAACAACTTCTTCATCCGCAGGAGAAGCAGATGATTTGTACACGATTAAAGAAAAAGATAATTATTATAAAATTTCGAGACAGTTCAACATTACGCAAAAACAATTGTTTGCTTTGAATCCAGGTCTTGAAGAAAAAGGCCTTAAAGCGGGAGATCATATCCGTATAAAAGGAGATCTTTCTAATTCTACAATTGTAGTTGCAGAAACAAAACCTGTAACCAAAGTAGAAACAACGACCGCCAGCAATAATACTGTAGCTACAACCACAGAAACAACAACGTCAACTACGAGTACGGATGACTATATTACATACACCGTGAAAAGTGGTGATACGGTTTTCGGAATTACAAATAAATTCAATGTCGATCTTAATGAATTGTTGGCACTCAACCCAGATTTAGTCAATGGACTTCGTGCGGGAATGCTTTTGAAAATTAAAAAGCTAGACCCAATGTATTCAAAAAAAAATGGCGATAACCTGAATGTGGTTTTGATGTTACCATTTGGTTTTGATGCTAATGATAGCAAATATAGATCGATGGCTTTGGATTTTTTGACAGGAGCAAAACTAGCCGTAGAACGTAATGTGGCTAAGGGAATGAATCTCGATATCAAAGTTATTGATGCCGGAAACGAAAATACTTTTAAAAATAGCATTTCGCAAATTAATCAAGACAATACAGATTTAATCATCGGTCCTTTTTTCAAAACGAGCGTTATTGAGGTTTTAGAATTTGTAAAAAATAAAAAAATCCCTGTTGTTGCACCTTTTGCAAATTCTGAGGATTTATATAATTACAGCAATTTAATCATTGTAGAAACCAACCACGATGCGTATGTCGAGAGAATGATAAAAGAGGTTGGGCAGGTCTACTCTAATCAAAAAATATATATCGTGGCTGACGATACAAAAGCGAATGCAAACGCTATCAAAACAGGATTGGAAAAAAATCTTAAAAAACCAGAAATTATTATAGTAAATTCGGCTAATGATATTCAGTTGGATCAAAATATGATGACAGGTCAATCTGCGCCAATTATTTCGATTCTTGCTAATGACGAAGATAATGTTGGCGCTGCTTACGCTAACCGATTAATTGCTTTATCCAAAGACGTTGACGGAAACAAAGCATTCAGCATGTTTTATAATTCAGCATTTGAGAAAAAAAGCGACGACTTATCAAAGTCAAGTTTAGTCTATTTGATGGATAAAAAAATCAATACCGAAGGGGCTTTCGAAACCGAAGTTTTGAGTGATTACAAGAAGAAATATTGTAAAACGCCAGGCCGTTATGCAGTTGTAGGATTTGACGTGGTTAACGATATGTTGTCTAGAGAGAACAAAAAAGGAGAAATTTTTAAACAAATTAATAAGTCGCAAACACAATTAGCGACCAAGTTTGAATTCACGAGAATCAAACCAAATGGTGCTTATGTCAACACAGGTTACAGAGTGGTGAGATTGGTGCCTTAA
- the bshC gene encoding bacillithiol biosynthesis cysteine-adding enzyme BshC, whose product MNLDFNHIKSIPQLIKDFLSDNLDFAASKPFSFETISQQIGEKEKSYSPKVREALHQSLTKQLHNQNLSFLQQQNLDLLKQDNTFTITTGHQLNLFTGPVFFIYKILQTIKTTEELKKQFPTKNFVPIFWMATEDHDFDEIDHFKTEHHFYQTKAKQGGPVGRIKVEDQYFISEFEKEFKDFVFGTELILMMKEAYKVGNTFAEATRIIGQNLFADYGLLMLDGDDKALKALMIPTFKKELLEEQLFKTTLERRNLLEKKYHKVQVNPRAINLFYLSETRNRIDRQNDKFVVLDTDINFTEQEILKDLETNPEKFSPNAVLRPVYQESILPNLAYVGGNAEVMYWLELSDYFASVDVPFPVLIPRNSLLFLKEKTFNKIEKLSLNISEFFEDFASIIKKHLLENQALHELLILQEEELKKRFSVLKEEAWQTDVTFKNLVEAEETRQLKSLKRMQQRLLRAEKIKHSEKLKRYEDIFLEVHPGGIWQERQYNFSVFYADEGPDWLKSCYELMNVEKSELIVSHLI is encoded by the coding sequence ATGAATTTGGATTTTAATCATATCAAAAGTATTCCGCAACTTATCAAAGATTTTCTAAGTGATAATCTAGATTTTGCGGCTTCAAAACCTTTTAGTTTTGAAACAATTTCTCAACAAATTGGAGAAAAAGAAAAATCTTACTCGCCCAAAGTTCGTGAAGCTTTGCATCAAAGTTTGACCAAACAATTGCATAACCAAAATTTGTCATTTTTACAACAACAAAATTTGGATTTGTTAAAGCAAGATAATACGTTTACGATAACAACAGGTCATCAACTGAATCTTTTTACAGGGCCTGTTTTTTTCATTTATAAAATTTTACAAACGATAAAAACGACCGAGGAGCTAAAGAAACAATTTCCAACTAAAAATTTCGTTCCTATTTTTTGGATGGCTACAGAAGATCATGATTTTGATGAAATAGACCATTTCAAAACCGAGCATCATTTTTATCAAACCAAAGCCAAACAAGGCGGTCCAGTTGGACGAATAAAAGTTGAAGATCAATATTTTATTTCCGAATTTGAAAAAGAGTTTAAAGATTTTGTGTTCGGTACGGAGTTAATTTTGATGATGAAGGAAGCCTACAAAGTGGGAAATACCTTCGCGGAAGCAACCAGAATTATCGGACAAAATCTATTTGCAGATTATGGGTTGTTGATGTTGGATGGCGACGACAAAGCTTTGAAAGCCTTAATGATCCCTACTTTTAAAAAGGAATTATTAGAGGAGCAACTTTTTAAAACAACTTTGGAAAGAAGAAATCTTTTAGAAAAAAAATACCATAAAGTTCAAGTAAATCCTCGTGCGATTAATCTTTTTTATCTTTCGGAAACCCGAAATAGAATTGATCGGCAAAATGATAAATTCGTTGTTCTCGACACAGACATCAATTTTACAGAACAAGAAATTTTAAAAGATTTAGAAACGAATCCTGAAAAATTTAGTCCCAATGCGGTGCTGCGTCCTGTTTATCAAGAAAGTATTTTGCCTAATCTAGCTTATGTTGGAGGAAATGCCGAAGTTATGTATTGGCTAGAACTTTCAGATTATTTTGCATCGGTTGATGTGCCGTTTCCAGTGTTGATTCCGCGTAATTCTTTATTGTTTTTAAAAGAAAAAACCTTTAATAAAATTGAAAAACTCAGTTTAAATATTTCGGAGTTTTTTGAAGATTTTGCGAGCATTATAAAAAAACATTTGTTGGAAAATCAAGCTTTACACGAGCTTTTAATATTGCAAGAAGAAGAACTAAAAAAGCGTTTCTCTGTTTTGAAAGAAGAAGCTTGGCAGACCGATGTGACATTTAAAAATTTGGTGGAAGCCGAAGAAACACGACAACTAAAATCTTTGAAAAGAATGCAACAAAGATTGCTTCGCGCAGAGAAAATCAAGCATTCTGAAAAACTAAAACGCTACGAAGATATTTTTCTAGAAGTCCATCCTGGAGGGATTTGGCAGGAACGACAATACAACTTTTCGGTTTTTTATGCGGACGAAGGACCAGATTGGCTAAAATCTTGTTACGAACTTATGAATGTTGAAAAATCAGAATTGATCGTTTCGCATTTAATTTGA